The genomic stretch ctaattcaatattttgtctgtttcatagagttaaacattaaatacaattaaattatattaaacagacaaaatattgaattagataattcaatgatacaatacatgtcattatgaaattaaacaaaatttttaaaatacaaatattaaaaattaaagataaaatattttccataattaaacattaaaaaaaatacaattaaacaagaagaatattaaacatttaaaaaaataaacatttaattaaattattaaacctttaaaaagacaaaacatctaattaaaaaattaatggtttaattacaaaattaaatcttacaataaaactttaaacaggaattaaacagaaaatacaatgaagcatttaaaaagaaaattaaacattaaaaggtggtaaaacatttaaaaagaaaaaccttaaaggtttaattgaaaaattaaacattgggaaagaaagggaaaattttcgaacaagctgataaaacatttgaaaaaaacaaacattaaaaagacaaaacatttggaaatcaaatcagacattagaaaagaataaatggtgagaaaagagcaaaacaaaacatttaagaagaatcaaactaaagacaaaccatttgaaaagacaccagttagactttagaagatcaaattacacagaagagacaataaaatgatcaaaaaaaaatcaaaaacagatcaaggtcttaaagtgttttctagtctgaaatgaaaacatcaagttgtttcttcaaacatttcctctttctatgttcttggtttgattgtggacaggtttactaagaactcattgaagaaaactgctttccagataaagtctactattagttgaaggcattgatcaaactaatgttaccttctgatctccacaaactttactgttcagtgaagtgaatcaaagtttgttcaggatttctaaaaaaaacccacaggttaaggtctgagaagaactcagatggatggtctaaatgtgaaatcaagactcatggtcacaagttttaaggcttctgttaaccagaaagttcaaactaacagagaagtcctgagaaacttttaaaatttcagtcctcagactgtctaaaggttcaaactaagaGAGAACTGCTCAATAACtttaaggttttcagtcctcggactgtggaaaggttcaaactaacagagaactactcaggaactttgaagatatcagtccttggactgtctgaaggttcaaactcagagaactactgtgggacttagaaaatttcagccctcagactgtgtgaaagctcaggtcctgaggactcgggaggtgtggaggctttgaaagtcttggaactgagggttccaccctccagcacaaaggctgaagtccaacctcctgagaaaaatggtcgagtcgagactcgagttaaaaaaagattcgaaaatggcaaaaaatagatgataaatgcgcaaaaaaaagaagaattagtatctgagcgaatagctcaggaggataagagacagactaccaagtggtaggtcgcaggttcaagacccgccactggcaattttctttctttgtctttgtcaggattttgagaaaatttaagaagtgtctggtcttgaaccagcgacctgcagctccataggcaaatccttaactcactgagctacagatcagataaaaagaaataaattcgtcgtccctttggcatcgtagttcctgaagtcaccacatgggtggagccaaggcggagtctgggtggagtcagggcggagagtaggcggggaggtgggtggcggcctctcccctctactcccccacctccccccaccacccaccacaccttcccccgcccgacaagttcttcgagtctccacgagttcttcgagtctccacgggttttcccgagtttctggagtttccaccaggtcggaggcagaacaagtcgtcatgaagaggtgttgaagtcggcgaggatggagtgactttttacagcaacgagaagagcaggtctttaaccaccatccataaaatccatggagtcggctccagagaaatgaagggaggtcaacttttatcagcctccatccagatgttcaacttgatatctttacttggagatttttagcaccacaaacctttagtatcacactttataatcatttattaggactttaatggaatccaccagcagatttagtttttgttgagaagctttattcttgtcgtgggactgaagtatttaaaactgttccttctatttgacctcatgtttattagttttagtggagaaggttattttaattgtccattagtctcttaaaaaccaaataataaattggattagtcaagaaaataaaggacagacagaaaataaaaatcttttactttgtcatgttttaaaactgtatgtatcttgtaatgttggagtaattcagccttatatgttggaaaatacattttctttgtcgattaatctgttgttttctccagtaattcatttcttgttttggcttataaaatgtcaaaaaatggtggaaaacattgatcagtgtttcccaaagatGACAAacgttttgttttgtccacaacccaaatatattcagtttactgtcataaaaaccaaaggatttacattcatgatgcaggaatcaggcagtttttcaccttttatcttagtttagtcagaaagatagttgaaaatgtgtgaattgttgcagcttgtgagctgtagaaggttttaatctttggggccaagtgtcagaaaacatttagaaaccaacatcaacaaaacactcaacaaaaatttgaacatcattaaagggaaatccaacttttgcatgacaatgtctaattaaaggacatttatttccaacgtaaatgtgtgatattcatcctctggagctttctcttcacatcgtcttccacctggactggtttggtcgggagcatgtgcaacaaacatttgaaaaactgcactttaacatcaatgaatgacactgaagtttaatctctacataaatgagtctggatgtgctgctctgtcattaactcctaagtttagggaaagttcaaacaaaagaggacagttcagataagacttgagaatgagcttattttgaacaaacatctcagagtttctgagcttcagcacctctagcaagatattttaacaacaagcaactcaagagatccagaagttggagagagttagctttagctgagccaaagaacatgtgggacgctaacctagcaaacatttcagacttttctctgtgaattctgagaaataatttcctatttaatgacagagctacacatcttaactcagtctcattaaaacagactctaattcagtgtcatccatccatattaaagtgcagttacccaaaatgtttgttgcatgagctccaacaaaacctgtccaggtagaaggccactttgacaaacaggaagtggaagattccaagcagatttatagaagggggaaccggactgtactaagtgtggtcaagcatagaggggtgttttgtgggtttttaaggctgataatgattattagtgagacatctggagtagatattcatttgcagtaaatgaaagtatttaaaatcttggagttaaacttagatgaacacaaactctaacagaaaactttgttaggtttttgttttgtttacagatgttaaggtaaaggagttttattcgtgacatataaccaaaTCAAATCACTCaagaagacagagcaaccacaggtagataaaggttcagagccaaagtagcaccagttttaaatgtatttattaccataaatcagtaaaaaataaaatactgataatcagtaaatcagtcagcccacaattactacaattctacaatgtatgtctctttcctttgacttgttatttgtacaatatatgatgtatatgatggcgttttttcataccaaaggctatactatgatgttttctaagagacatacgatgctactctgtttgttctggctctgggccgctgcactcctcctctgttgttttctggattgtactcagctgcatgtcttcatccacccggcctccgttgactcgtcccgcctgccgtctctggagctgaagctggattggaacagaccaaagtacagtccaatcacgatgccagctgcctctcaaaaggctccttcatctggcaggtggcggcacttcttctgaggggaagctgagctggccctgcagaactttggagatgtgttccagtggttggtggatgtgtggggagatagagaggaacctttgaattgttcagaaaggaaaacagggaacccattggtagttttagtttacggtgctactgtggtgtgtttttgtgtttttgggttttaagaggtgaacaggaagagtttttttttcggattgattatcttttactttgtttctggttggaatgcccatcaatgtcaacatgaagttcacttttagttctgtttatttatttttattttactaacactcatttgtttttaaccccctcacatgttgtgttgttgtaaacttactctttcaaataaattctcgtctaaccctctggaaaccagcgtttggactgtttttgtgttgctcctcacctactgacagctgtggactaaaggctatactgtgatgtttttagagcgacatgctatactatgatgtttgttgggcgacacgccatactataggcttttttaactgacatattactgacgttttttttgtttttgtttttttaagcaacatataagaattcgaacagttttaaaagttactatacttttacttgtgaaatgaaattattattctatggcattttttagatgacatattacactctaatgttttcttgaattacatactattttgacaatatactgcactatgacattttttgaaccacatatcatacatgacaattttaggcaacatcctatcattttgcgctttttgaaccacataataatctatgttttgttttgttttttcttgccaacatgctgtactatgaactacaggccatactatgttattcttgattaaagcatactatactttgacattttctgaactacatcctatactatggcgttatgcacagagtgctttggttacatgttgatttataatctagatttttttctgttttgttttttgacaggattaccacagacctgactgtgaacaccgtcgacacccacctcagggagacgctgcctaagatctcaaggctgcttggtcgtggtctttctggcacatactcttccaagatgagccgggaagttaaacactgatggaatgacaccaggtctaagccgacaaacttccaattcctcctcaacccatagtctctgggaaacctacatggaataagaaaagtagacagagaagtaattaagtctgtacacaacatattaaaaagaaatcatgctaataaattaagtacaaagaaccgaattcgccaatatactggagaccagagctatttaatttggtaagtataaccttgtttagtaacatttcaattatttgagagcagtcctaaagaactgcctgtgaTCCCAATCacaaaatgggtttggaggaagaacatagatggtaatctggatatacatgagttaggctttataactactattggttgtattggtggtagtaatagcaatgtgactactactagtagcagtggtagtacactaactactgctgctgatactggcactgctactacaacttgtaatactattacaaatgctgatactacttctacgactctaacagccgtttatactactactgctgcttgtacttttagtattactactactgcatgtacaactatactacagctactattaatcttCTGGTATtaggttgtcaagctgctagctcgccttagcgttttgctagtggctaaccagttagctctcatagactggaagctctcaacaagatttcataatgaaaaaagagccaaaaactattcttacctatgaaaagtcattccaagtttccttgtctcaatcgtacaacgcagtgtgtaattgtatgcagcacagtgagctggcatacttgttgtttccgttttcacgccatctacatcaacggaatgcactgaaact from Amphiprion ocellaris isolate individual 3 ecotype Okinawa chromosome 14, ASM2253959v1, whole genome shotgun sequence encodes the following:
- the LOC118469606 gene encoding uncharacterized protein LOC118469606 isoform X3 codes for the protein MPAHCAAYNYTLRCTIETRKLGMTFHRFPRDYGLRRNWKFVGLDLVSFHQCLTSRLILEEYVPERPRPSSLEILGSVSLRFLSISPHIHQPLEHISKVLQGQLSFPSEEVPPPAR